AATGTCGGCAGGCCAGCCGTTACCGCCGGCGCAACGGCGGCCCCCTCACGCAAGGGCAGCACCAAGGTCAACGCCCCCGGCCAGAACGCCTCTGCCAACTGCAAGGCACGCGCATCGAACCGCACCAGTTCCTGCGCGGCGGCAAGATCGGGCACATGAACGATCAGCGGATTGAAACTGGGGCGCCCCTTGGCACGGTAGATTGCCGCGACAGACGCATCCCGGTCCGCCCGCGCCATCAACCCGTAGACCGTTTCCGAAGGCACCGCGACCAGCCTGCCATTGCGCAGAATGTCAGCCGCAGCCGAAATACCTTCCGGTGACGTATCGAGCATGGCAGGTCGACTGGCGTGGTCCATGCCCCGCCGCTATAGCCGCGCGCGACGAATGCCAAGGAAAAGCGCGCAGATGACCACCGCAACACCCGAAGCCGCCCTGCTGACCCGGATCGCCGAGGCCCTCGAACGCCTCGCCCCGCACACCGCAGACCAGACCGACTGGCTTGCCCACCCCGCCTACGTATGGACCGGAAGCAGCGCACGCGGCGTCGAGCGCCTTGATGCTCCCGCCCTCACCCTGCTGCGCGGGATCGAAAGTCAAAAGGAACGCGTCGTCACCAATGTCGAGCGCCTTGCCGCAGGGTACGCCGCCCACGACATGCTACTCTGGGGATCACGCGGCATGGGCAAGTCCGCCCTGCTGCGCGCCGCCATCCGCGCCGCCGATGCCGCTCATCCGAGGCGCATCGCCCTCGTCCAGGTGGCGCAGGAAGCGCTCTCAGGCGTCTCCGCCCTGTTTGCCGCCTTGGGCAAGGTGGACCGCAGCTTCCTCGTCTTCATCGACGATCTCGGTTTCGAGGAAGGCGACGGCTCAGGCCCGCGCGTGCTGCGCTCATGGCTGGAAGGCGGCGTCGAGGCACGCCCGGCGAATGTGCGCCTTGCCGTAACCTCGAACCGCCGCGCGATCGTGGGCCGCTCGATGGCCGAGCAAGACGACCCCATCAATCCCCGCGATATCGTCGACGAACGCCTTGCCCTAGCGGACCGCTTCGGCCTGTCGGTGGGCTTCCACAACTGCGATCAAGAAGCATATCTTGCGATCATCGGTGGCTATGCTGGCGAGTTCGAGCTGGAATGGGAACCGGGCGATGCACTCGAATGGTCACGCCGCCGCGGCGCGCGCTCAGGACGAGTGGCGTGGCAATATGTGAATGAATTGGCCGGACGGGCCGGGAAGACGCTTTAAAGGGGCGCAGGGGAGCTTGGCCCCCCCTGCTGCTCCTTTTAACACTTCAGGGCAGCAGTTTGTCGTCTTCCTTACGGAAGCCCCCGATCATCTCCGGGGCTGCCGTGGGGTCCTTGATCTCCTCAAGCGGCTTCATGTGCTCTGTCACCACTGGCTTGATCGCTGCCGACGGCTGCGCACCCGGAGCGATCACGCGCCAGATGATTCCGGCGGTATCGTCACTCACCAGCAGGGCGCCGCCCTTGTCCCACGCCACCCAGGTCGGGCGGCCGTGGGTGTCGCCGTTGTCCTTGAGGAAGCCTGTCAACACGGGCTGCGGCTTTACGTTCTTTGGGTTCCCGTTCGCATCGAAGGGTACGAAGACCACGTCGTAACCCGCTGCAGGGCGGCGATTCCAGGAACCGTGGCGTGCGATGAAGACGCCGTTCTCGTAGCCCTTGCCCATGCGGTTGCCGCCGTTCGCGAAGGTGAGACCCAGCGAGGATACGTGGGCGCCCATCGCATATTCGGGCTTACGGGTATATTCGAGCATATAGGTCTGCATCGGCCATTCGACGCGCTCGTCGAAGGTCGTCTTCCAGTAGACCCAGGGCCAGCCGTATTGGGCCCCTACGGGCACGTTGGTGAGGTAATCCGGCACGAGGTCAGGGCCGAGCATGTCGCGCTCCTGCACGGTCGCCCATAGCTCTCCTGTAGAGGGATTCCAGCCAAGGCCGTTAGGGTTGCGCATACCGGCAGCGAACTGGCGGCGACGCGCGGTCTCGATATCGATTTCCCAGATCATGGCGCGCCCGGTTTCGGCTTCCATGCCGTTATCGGCGATATTGGTGGCAGATCCGACGGCGACGTACAGGTGCTTGCCGTCCTCGCTCATGAGCAGGTTGCGCATCCAGTGGTTACCGGAAGGCGGCAGGTCCATCATCGTGCGCAGCGGCTTGCCTTCGAGCTTGGTCTGGCCCGGCGTGAAGGCGAATTCGAGGACCTTGTCGTGGTTGGCGATGTAGAGCTTGCCGTCGCGGTAGGCCATGCCGGAAGGCGAATGCATGTCGGCGGTGCGGAAGGTTTCGCGGGTTTCGGCCTTGCCGTCGCCGTCTGCGTCACGCAGCAGGACGATACGGTCGGGCGAAGGCGCACCGGCGCCGACGCGGCTCATCATCATGCCCATGATCGTGCCTACGAACCCGCTCGGCTTGTTGCCTGCAGGGGCGTTGGTTTCGGCCACCAGCACATCGCCATTTGGCAGCGTGAGCATGGTGCGCGGATGATCGAGCTTTTCAGCGAAGCGCGCGACCGTGAGCCCATTCGCGGCCCTGGGCGCTTCTCCGGCGGCCCAGCCCACCGGTTTTGCCAGCGCGATGCTGGGAATCCACTGCTTGGCAGGCTCGACCAGTTGCGGGTCCTTGCCTGCCGTCGCATCGCTGGGCAGGTCTGAACTGTTGGCGTGCAGGCCCCAGTAGACCAGCCCGGCGGCAGCCAGGACGATCACGGTGGAGGCGATGGCGGTCTTCTTGAGGATCGGGTGCATGCCACCGGGATAAGGCCACACAGCCTATGCGACAACAAAGAGTTGCGCTAACAGACCTCGATGTACGACTTTGCCGCTCAGACCGATCTCCCCAAGCCGGAACTCTACAGTAGCCTTGCCCGCG
The DNA window shown above is from Novosphingobium sp. P6W and carries:
- a CDS encoding DUF815 domain-containing protein, which produces MTTATPEAALLTRIAEALERLAPHTADQTDWLAHPAYVWTGSSARGVERLDAPALTLLRGIESQKERVVTNVERLAAGYAAHDMLLWGSRGMGKSALLRAAIRAADAAHPRRIALVQVAQEALSGVSALFAALGKVDRSFLVFIDDLGFEEGDGSGPRVLRSWLEGGVEARPANVRLAVTSNRRAIVGRSMAEQDDPINPRDIVDERLALADRFGLSVGFHNCDQEAYLAIIGGYAGEFELEWEPGDALEWSRRRGARSGRVAWQYVNELAGRAGKTL
- a CDS encoding sorbosone dehydrogenase family protein, whose product is MHPILKKTAIASTVIVLAAAGLVYWGLHANSSDLPSDATAGKDPQLVEPAKQWIPSIALAKPVGWAAGEAPRAANGLTVARFAEKLDHPRTMLTLPNGDVLVAETNAPAGNKPSGFVGTIMGMMMSRVGAGAPSPDRIVLLRDADGDGKAETRETFRTADMHSPSGMAYRDGKLYIANHDKVLEFAFTPGQTKLEGKPLRTMMDLPPSGNHWMRNLLMSEDGKHLYVAVGSATNIADNGMEAETGRAMIWEIDIETARRRQFAAGMRNPNGLGWNPSTGELWATVQERDMLGPDLVPDYLTNVPVGAQYGWPWVYWKTTFDERVEWPMQTYMLEYTRKPEYAMGAHVSSLGLTFANGGNRMGKGYENGVFIARHGSWNRRPAAGYDVVFVPFDANGNPKNVKPQPVLTGFLKDNGDTHGRPTWVAWDKGGALLVSDDTAGIIWRVIAPGAQPSAAIKPVVTEHMKPLEEIKDPTAAPEMIGGFRKEDDKLLP